The following are encoded together in the Populus trichocarpa isolate Nisqually-1 chromosome 5, P.trichocarpa_v4.1, whole genome shotgun sequence genome:
- the LOC18099111 gene encoding putative F-box protein At1g65770, with protein sequence MSQWAHLPKELLDMISKCLDSRVDLVCFRAVCTSWRYSASSPSFDQEIPRLILKLPSPIHADAILMQTAVCRMELISKYPNSFSSFSKSWLVKVGESKYGKQQLLNPLTNYKIKYSPISVNFLDFKFVQLNKAFLLQQSRRFLVFGIIKVVPFPISASCSNMDGFGILAIYHEGKLGYWKYGDKEWTLLDYKNFQYDDIIVYREQFYVIDRRGTVYWIDSSLKVIQYSPPLYGCGGQKNLVESRGDLYVVDRYLDGERRTWKDYENVMDYSDNPFRVRKLRKQSRPRAVDLRVYKLDEELATWVDVKSLDDQIFVLGTDCSFSISCREFNGGKGNCIYFVDGDDHAGRGLSASSIHVFQLEDRSIGKLDVMPEFSDIFWPPNMFDSSIQNNPGLDL encoded by the coding sequence ATGTCCCAATGGGCACATCTTCCAAAAGAACTGTTAGACATGATCAGCAAATGCTTAGATTCTCGAGTTGACTTAGTTTGCTTTCGTGCTGTCTGCACTTCATGGAGATACTCTGCCTCTTCACCTTCATTTGATCAAGAAATCCCTCGTTTAATTCTCAAGCTTCCTTCACCAATCCATGCAGATGCGATTCTCATGCAAACCGCCGTTTGTCGCATGGAACTTATAAGTAAATATcccaactccttctcttctttttcgaAATCTTGGTTGGTTAAAGTAGGAGAGTCAAAATATGGTAAACAGCAGCTTTTGAATCCacttacaaattataaaatcaagtaCTCACCAATATCAgtgaattttcttgattttaagtTTGTACAGTTGAATAAAGCTTTCTTACTTCAACAGTCAAGACGGTTTCTTGTTTTCGGAATAATTAAGGTTGTTCCATTTCCTATCTCTGCAAGTTGTAGTAATATGGATGGATTTGGAATTTTGGCAATTTATCATGAAGGGAAATTAGGTTATTGGAAATATGGAGATAAGGAATGGACTTTGTTAGATTACAAGAATTTtcaatatgatgatattattgtGTACAGGGAGcagttttatgttattgataGACGGGGCACGGTTTATTGGATTGATTCATCATTGAAAGTGATTCAATACTCCCCTCCACTTTATGGTTGTGGAGGGCAGAAGAATTTGGTGGAGTCACGTGGAGATCTTTATGTTGTTGATAGGTATCTTGATGGAGAAAGGAGAACATGGAAAGATTATGAGAATGTTATGGACTACAGTGACAATCCTTTTCGTGTTAGGAAACTCAGGAAGCAAAGCAGACCCAGGGCTGTTGATCTGAGAGTTTATAAGCTGGACGAGGAGTTGGCTACCTGGGTTGATGTGAAATCTTTAGATGATCAAATCTTTGTCCTGGGTACGGACTGTTCTTTCTCGATTTCGTGTAGAGAGTTTAATGGAGGTAAAGGGAATTGCATTTATTTCGTAGATGGTGATGATCACGCGGGTAGAGGATTAAGTGCCAGTAGCATTCATGTGTTTCAATTAGAGGATCGTAGCATTGGGAAACTTGATGTGATGCCGGAGTTCTCTGACATTTTCTGGCCGCCCAACATGTTTGATTCCTCAATACAGAACAATCCTGGTCTAGATCTCTGA
- the LOC18099110 gene encoding putative F-box protein At1g65770, with product MSQWADLPKELLEMISKRLDLRVEVLRFRAVCSSWRCSVSPPSFDQEIPPFFLKLPPPIRAPDPIFAGAILMQTTICRMEFLCNYSNSSCSLSKSSLVKVGESKHGKLQLFHPLSNQETNDSFISLNLLDLKFVQLSKACLLKWPGGISVFGINKVVVFPLSGGCIDNCELGILAIYHEGKLGYWRYGDKEWTLLDDRNFEYDDIIVYKGQFYVVDRWGTVSWIDSSLKVIQYSPPLYGCGGQKNLVESCGDLYVVDRYLDGERRTWKDYEDVMDTNGNPLCFSRLMSKARPMAVDFRVYKLDEEWGTWVDIKSLDDRIFILGIDCSFSVSCRDLSGGKGNCIYFYDSLYGGQGMSGGAIHVFRFEDHSIDNLALIPDFSEIFWPANTGSST from the coding sequence ATGTCCCAATGGGCAGATCTTCCAAAAGAACTGTTAGAAATGATCAGCAAACGCTTAGATCTTCGTGTGGAAGTACTTCGCTTTCGTGCTGTCTGTTCTTCATGGAGATGCTCTGTCTCTCCACCTTCATTTGATCAAGAAattcctcctttttttctcaagCTTCCTCCACCCATTCGTGCTCCCGATCCCATCTTTGCAGGTGCAATTCTCATGCAAACTACCATATGTCGCATGGAGTTTCTATGTAACTATTCAAACTCCTCCTGCTCTTTATCAAAATCTTCGTTAGTTAAAGTTGGAGAGTCTAAACATGGTAAACTACAGCTTTTTCATCCACTTTCAAATCAAGAAACTAACGACTCGTTTATATCATTGAACTTGCTTGATCTTAAGTTTGTGCAATTAAGTAAAGCTTGTTTACTTAAGTGGCCAGGTGGGATATCTGTTTTTGGAATAAATAAGGTCGTTGTGTTTCCTCTTTCCGGGGGTTGTATTGATAATTGTGAGCTTGGAATTTTGGCCATCTATCATGAAGGAAAACTGGGTTATTGGAGATATGGAGATAAGGAATGGACTTTGTTAGATGATAGGAACTTTGAATATGACGATATTATTGTGTATAAGGGGCAGTTTTATGTTGTGGACCGATGGGGGACAGTTTCTTGGATTGACTCATCATTGAAGGTGATCCAATACTCACCTCCGCTTTATGGCTGCGGTGGGCAAAAGAATTTGGTGGAATCATGTGGAGATCTTTACGTTGTCGACAGGTATCTAGATGGAGAAAGGAGGACATGGAAAGATTATGAGGATGTTATGGATACCAATGGCAATCCTCTTTGTTTTTCGAGATTGATGAGTAAAGCCAGACCTATGGCTGTCGATTTTAGAGTTTATAAGCTGGATGAGGAATGGGGTACTTGGGTTGACATAAAATCTTTAGATGATAGAATCTTTATTTTGGGTATTGATTGTTCTTTCTCGGTTTCATGTAGGGATCTTAGTGGAGGTAAAGGGAATTGCATTTACTTCTATGATAGTCTTTATGGCGGTCAAGGAATGAGTGGTGGTGCCATTCATGTGTTTCGATTTGAGGATCATAGCATTGATAACCTTGCCTTGATTCCCGATTTCTCTGAGATATTCTGGCCAGCCAACACTGGTTCCTCAACATAA
- the LOC18099109 gene encoding putative F-box protein At1g65770: MHKKKQPLIIIISIKVKPLFSEMTSIQWADLAKELLEMIGKRLDSRVDTLRFRAVCTSWRSSVSLPSSDQEIPPLILNLPGPISYAPLFFQTTICRMDHVHKDPDSSSSSKSWLVKVGESNYGKLKLFNPLTNQEIKYSPIALNLLEFKFVELSKAFLLKSPHGFSVDGINKVVLFRVSANSSDENEFGILAIFHEVELAYWKYGAESWITLGGDENVQYDDITVCNERVYVVDRCGTVSWISPVLNVTQYYPSLYCSGGQKDLVECCGDLYVVDRYLDGERRRWVGIDGLMDSDDEILPNVGFTPTHAPKAIDFRVYKMDEDWGKWIEVKSLDDKVFVLGMDCSFSVSCKEFNGVKGNCIYYMDGDDYVGSGLSGGSIHVFQLEDRSIHKLAVIPEFSEIFWPPSNVSSV; encoded by the coding sequence ATGCATAAGAAGAAGCAGCCTTTAATCATCATTATCTCCATCAAAGTCAAACCACTCTTCTCAGAAATGACTAGCATTCAATGGGCAGACCTTGCGAAAGAACTGTTAGAAATGATCGGCAAACGCTTAGATTCTCGTGTGGACACACTTCGCTTTCGTGCTGTCTGTACTTCATGGAGATCCTCTGTCTCCTTACCTTCATCGGATCAAGAAATCCCTCCTCTCATCCTCAACCTTCCTGGCCCAATTTCTTATGCCCCGCTTTTCTTTCAGACCACGATCTGCCGCATGGACCATGTACATAAAGATCCAgactcttcttcatcatcaaaatcatggTTGGTTAAAGTTGGAGAGTCAAACTACGGTAAGTTGAAGCTTTTCAACCCGCTTacaaatcaagaaatcaagtATTCTCCTATAGCTTTGAACTTACTTGAATTCAAGTTTGTGGAGTTAAGTAAAGCTTTTTTACTTAAATCGCCTCATGGGTTTTCTGTTGATGGAATAAATAAAGTTGTTCTGTTTCGTGTCTCTGCAAATTCTAGTGATGAAAATGAGTTTGGGATTTTGGCTATTTTTCATGAAGTAGAGCTGGCTTATTGGAAATATGGGGCTGAGAGTTGGATTACATTGGGTGGTGATGAGAATGTTCAGTATGATGATATTACTGTGTGCAACGAGCGGGTTTATGTTGTTGATAGATGTGGGACGGTTTCTTGGATTAGTCCGGTGTTGAATGTGACTCAATATTACCCTTCGCTGTATTGCTCTGGCGGGCAGAAGGATTTGGTGGAGTGTTGTGGAGATCTTTATGTTGTTGATAGGTATCTTgatggagaaagaagaagatgggTAGGTATTGATGGTCTGATGGATAGCGATGATGAAATTCTACCTAATGTGGGATTCACCCCGACACATGCTCCTAAGGCGATCGATTTTAGAGTTTATAAAATGGATGAAGATTGGGGTAAATGGATTGAAGTCAAATCTTTAGATGACAAGGTCTTCGTTTTGGGGATGGATTGTTCCTTCTCAGTTTCGTGTAAAGAGTTCAATGGAGTTAAAGGGAATTGCATTTACTACATGGATGGTGATGATTACGTGGGTAGTGGACTAAGTGGTGGGAGCATTCATGTGTTTCAATTAGAAGATCGTAGCATTCACAAACTTGCAGTGATTCCCGAGTTCTCTGAGATATTCTGGCCTCCAAGCAATGTGTCCTCTGTGTAA